The Triticum aestivum cultivar Chinese Spring chromosome 6D, IWGSC CS RefSeq v2.1, whole genome shotgun sequence genomic sequence TATCATGACCATCAAGTAAAGTTATATTGGACGGTGTATTTGGGGGTTCGGTATCCTTCAAACATTGATCGGGAGCACCAAAATTTGAAAGGCGTCGACCATTTTGTTCATCCTGCATTGCAGCATTCATTATACAATCTTTCCCACTAAACACATCaaaatttattttttcaaaaacaaCTGATTTGCGCCAAAACACAGCTTAGCTAATCAGAGAAACTAAGGAGTTGTCGAAAATGCCAGAAGTAGATTCATGATTATTGAACTGCATGCACCAAATCAATTCACCCAAAAGCTTAAACTGATGGAGAAAAGTGGGCAATATATTTCCCTATGTCGACATGGTATCGACGTAGGTTGCAACTATATTTATTAATAGCATTTTGGCCAGGTCTTGAACTCAACATCTCTTGGCTCTGATTACCAAATTGAATTGCATGCACCTAACCATTTCACCCAAAAGCTTAAGCTGATGGGGAGagacgggcaatatatttcaaaAATGATGCCTATAACTCACTAACAGTTCAAAAGTTCACTGTGAACTTCATAATACAATTTTAAAAGGCAGAGATACTTAAGAAGAGTGCTACAAAACAAACAGTTAAAGGCAAGAAGTGGAAGAagagaaacaaaaataaaacagtATTGGCAGCAGTAGTCTAATCTCCTCCAGAAATCTGACTGACAGAACCGTCTCACTGCAAAATTAAATCAGCCTTACCGCATCAAATTCTGTACTGTGGACATCACATGGATTGAGGAGATGCGCTTCAGTACTAGGAGACCCAACATTAGGTGGTTCAGAATGCTTTAATGGAACTTCTGTCCTCTTAGGTACAAAAGGTTGTGGAGAATGATCCCACAGGCTAATTTGCTGAAGTGAGTTGGCATCTGAAATACCAGGTGCATTTGCTTCTAAACTTGTTCTTCTCACTTGCCCTGAGCATGTACCTCTTCTCAGCACTGGAGCTTCAGTACCAGGAGACCCAACATTAGGAGGTTCAGAATGCTGTAATGAAACTTCTGTCCTCTTAGGTACAAAAGGTTGTGGAGAATGATCCCACAGGCTAATTTGCTGAAGTGAGTTGGCATCTGAAATACCAGGTGCATTTGCTTCTAAACTTGTTCTTCTCACTTGCCCTGAGCATGTACCCCTTCTCAGCACTGGAGCTTCAGTAATAAGATTGCAACTGTCTTCATGCTTCCTCTTGTTTAGTGATAGAAAGTTCATAAGAGAAGACTGAACAATAGTTGAAGGGGAGGATTGAGCAGCAAGCCCTGTTCTAACATTATTTTCTCTTACTGGATTATTTTTAAAATCAGCACGGGGTCTTTTTGGCTGCTCATACCGCAATGCTGAAAACCAAGGAGATCTATCAACCTCAGtgtctgggctccttggcaaggggcTCATGTCTCTAGATGCAGCTCCAGTGGCTGCCCTTGTCGCAGAAGAACTCACTTTCTGATCCTTCAGTGGGTCCTGATCATCACTATCTGTGTCTTCCTTGCAGTTATCATTTTCAGGCGATGAAACATTTTCCTTGTCCATTAAATATGTGCTTTTAATAGGTTCATCAATCATAGGGTCATCTTCCTTTACAGGATCTTCAGTGTGATTGACCTTTTCAGGATCTTCAATGTGATTGATGGAAAAACTGCACTGTTGAGGGCTGTACAGATTTTCAATAGCCTCCCGTAAAGATAACAAAATAGTATGCTCAGATGAGAAGAAAATTTTCCTCTTATCAGGTGCGACATTCACATCATAAGATGTGGTTGGGATGCAAAAATTTAGGACAGCCACAGGGTATTGCCTGGAATTGGAACTCCTGTACAGTTCATTAACAAGTTTGGTGACCTTTGGCATGTCCACGGGTCTGCCATTTACATAGAAGAATTGCCTATCTCCTGAATTGCGACCAGTGCCCGGTCCAGGCTTGGAAAGGAAACCTTCTACCTGACAGCCTTCAGAGAGGGCCAGGTTGAAGGGCTCCAGGCATTTGAAAGTGTTCAAACCAAAGACCGTAATGATATTGTCCTTCAGTGAACTGCTTCCTTGAGTTTTAACCACCACCATTTTAGAATTCTTGCCCACAGTATTTGTGCAAAGTAATCTGACCCCTTTGGCAATTAAGGCGTAAGCCTAAAGCAGGTAAGACCAGACAATTAGTAATAGAAGATTATAACAACAAAAAAGAAGTAAGTTTCAGCATCTATCATAGTAAAACATCCTACTGCGAGAAGCAAAACGTCTAGATAAATATGATTAAacatgcaaaaataaataaatttgcaAGCAGCAGTTGCAAAGAAATACAGAAAACAAGATGTGAAACTCACATGTAGCAAGGAGATCACTTTCCCGTACTCCTTCCTGATATTCCTACTAAACTCCTTGCCCCGAACCGGCAAGGTGGAGAAGAGTTTCTCGATGGTTACGGTGGTCCCGACTTGCCGTGCAATCTTCCTCTCACTGATCACCACGCCCGAGTGCTCAAACTCCAAATGTGTGCCGACCAACTCATCTTTAGTCCTTGTCTCGACCGTCAGTTTCCCCAATGCACAGAGGGAGCTCAACGCCTCCCCCCGGAACCCGAAGGTGACCACGGAGTTGAGATCGGAGAAATCCGATATCTTGGACGTGTGGTGCTTCAGAGCGAGCGCCTAACAAGGTGACGGCACGGCGGCAGCATGGTACGGTCAGCAACCAATGACAGGCCGGAAAACGACAATGGATGCAGAGATTAGGAATGAGGGGTTGCGTTTGTGCGTGCCTGGAAATTGCCGGGCGAGATGCCACTGCCGTTATCGGCGACCTTGAACCACTCCTCGCCGTAGGCCTTGAGGCCGACCtcgacggtggtggcgccggcgtcgAGGCTGTTCTCCACGAGCTCCTTCACTGCGGAGGAGAGGTCGAAAATGACTTGGCCCGAGCAAATCCGGTGCACCACTGATTTGCCGATAGGCTTTATCGCCGGCGAGGCTCCTCCCATCCCACTAAACCAGTAAACCCTACCGCAGCTCGACCTCGAGACGAGGGTttcgttcctcctcctcctcctcctcctctctctctctctctctctctctctctcgcttctgGTGTGCGCTACGGGCAGTAACGGGCTGGGCCACACTGCCACAGTCGTCCGTCTGCCTCTCAGTTGGGCCTAGGTGTCGGCTTCACCAGGACTCTGGACTCCTTTTTTTTTTCTTGAAACATCGAGTCTGGACTCGTATGTACCGCTCGCCGCGGCAGAATGCCGAGCAAATGCACATAGCGAACGCAGCTCGGCCGGCCCATCTCGCGGTCGCGCCAGCGACTATGGCGATAGCGTTTCTCTCTGTTTGGGTTTTTCTTTTTGCTTTTGCTAGTTTTCATTCGGTTTTCCATAAAATAATACAATAGTTATTTAATTTAAAAATATGACATTTTTAAAAAGTGAAAAGAATCTGAACATTTTCTATAAATGAGAACATTTTTGAAATTGTAAGCACCTTATTGTAAGAACGCGGAAAATTTTGAAAATTGTAAAGAAAAAAATGGTAATTTTTTCTGAACTTTTTTTAGTAacgagatttttttttgaaaattcaaagttttttattttttaaaactcaAACATTATTTTACAAATGCAAACTTTTAAAAAAACAAATGAGTTTTGCATTTCGGAGCATTTTTTGAAATTGGGAATTTTTTGAGCATTTTATGAAAATCAAGAACTTTTTAAAATCCGAACAATTCTAAAAAGAGGACATTTCGGAAACTTGTGAATATTTTAAAATTgttgaaaaagaaaaaggaaaaagccgGTAAAACCCGTTATCTATACCACTATATAGTTTATGAATAACTTCTAGTGTTAgatgttggatgaagccaatccaacggtaGAGATATGGCAAGTCTGAGCATTGTTGGCCATTGGATATCCTCTTCACCCAACTAGATACCGCCATGTACTATCTAGAAGATTCCGTTGTCGATGCACAAACTTGAAAAGAAATAAGCACTTCTCATTTGTTGTATATCTTCTATTCTTTAATTCTTTGATTTTTACTTCCAAATAAAGTGTCGCCCATTTTCTTACTTCAATGTACAAACTTCAAATCATAAACATTTCTCATtttttctagaatcttccatgcatTTTGTTTCAAAAATTACCTTTGAATTTTACTTTATCTGTATATATTGATTTCAAGACTATGATAGTGGTTTCTTAAAGTCCATTTGTCTTTGAACATATCATACTAACTACCCAAAAGTGCAATATGAGATGCTTAAAAACAAACGTGTTGGCTATATTTCACatgagtttgtgtgtgtgtgtgtgtgttctatcTAGCGGTTTTtcattttctgttttctctttatttatttttctttccttttctgtcTGTTTGTTTGTATTCTATTTTGTTCTTTTCAATGCATGTTGAATATTCTCTCAAAACCCCCCAAAAATGCAAGAACACTTCTAAAAACTAATGTGAATATTTTTCAAACACATGTTGTACTTTTTCCAAACAAATAATAAACATCTTTAGAACACATGGTGAACAATTCTTGAACATGCGGTGAATTTTTTTAACCAATAGTGAAGATTATTTAAATTCATgaccattttttccaaaaaaatttaACATGGCGGACAATCAATTAATTAACAAACATTtctgaatttgttaatattttattAACATTTTGTAAAATGCATGGCATTTAAAAAAATCCTGATGCACGTATTTTTGAAATATGAAAGCTTGTAAAAATGCCTGGCCATTTTTTAGCTTCACGGatattttacaaaaaaatattTTTAGAGAAACATGGAAAATATAAGTGCTTTTCCAACCCAAACACGCTAAAACACTTAAACAGGAAAAATGTTTTTTAATGCCAATGTATACATTGTATTACGTAAGACGGGACAA encodes the following:
- the LOC123144674 gene encoding DNA mismatch repair protein PMS1 isoform X2, which codes for MGGASPAIKPIGKSVVHRICSGQVIFDLSSAVKELVENSLDAGATTVEVGLKAYGEEWFKVADNGSGISPGNFQALALKHHTSKISDFSDLNSVVTFGFRGEALSSLCALGKLTVETRTKDELVGTHLEFEHSGVVISERKIARQVGTTVTIEKLFSTLPVRGKEFSRNIRKEYGKVISLLHAYALIAKGVRLLCTNTVGKNSKMVVVKTQGSSSLKDNIITVFGLNTFKCLEPFNLALSEGCQVEGFLSKPGPGTGRNSGDRQFFYVNGRPVDMPKVTKLVNELYRSSNSRQYPVAVLNFCIPTTSYDVNVAPDKRKIFFSSEHTILLSLREAIENLYSPQQCSFSINHIEDPEKVNHTEDPVKEDDPMIDEPIKSTYLMDKENVSSPENDNCKEDTDSDDQDPLKDQKVSSSATRAATGAASRDMSPLPRSPDTEVDRSPWFSALRYEQPKRPRADFKNNPVRENNVRTGLAAQSSPSTIVQSSLMNFLSLNKRKHEDSCNLITEAPVLRRGTCSGQVRRTSLEANAPGISDANSLQQISLWDHSPQPFVPKRTEVSLQHSEPPNVGSPGTEAPVLRRGTCSGQVRRTSLEANAPGISDANSLQQISLWDHSPQPFVPKRTEVPLKHSEPPNVGSPSTEAHLLNPCDVHSTEFDADEQNGRRLSNFGAPDQCLKDTEPPNTPSNITLLDGHDNDTSVCSTSVSYSVQFTIDKLRRRRKRGFIVSHENRVHCSEKTARCYKAATLDNYVPNDDEGKSNYLAAATNELDRFFSKDNFGEMKVVGQFNLGFIIGKLEQDLFIVDQHAADEKYNFESLSQSTTLNIQPLLQPLRLELSPEEEVIVSMHMNTIRKNGFVLAEDLHASPGSHYLLKAVPFSKNITFGVQDVKELICMLSDSQGDCSIISSYKMDKTDSVCPSRVRAMFASRACRMSTMIGDPLTKTEMKKILKNLTGLRSPWNCPHGRPTMRHLADLTSIRFKEAN
- the LOC123144674 gene encoding DNA mismatch repair protein PMS1 isoform X3, with protein sequence MGGASPAIKPIGKSVVHRICSGQVIFDLSSAVKELVENSLDAGATTVEVGLKAYGEEWFKVADNGSGISPGNFQALALKHHTSKISDFSDLNSVVTFGFRGEALSSLCALGKLTVETRTKDELVGTHLEFEHSGVVISERKIARQVGTTVTIEKLFSTLPVRGKEFSRNIRKEYGKVISLLHAYALIAKGVRLLCTNTVGKNSKMVVVKTQGSSSLKDNIITVFGLNTFKCLEPFNLALSEGCQVEGFLSKPGPGTGRNSGDRQFFYVNGRPVDMPKVTKLVNELYRSSNSRQYPVAVLNFCIPTTSYDVNVAPDKRKIFFSSEHTILLSLREAIENLYSPQQCSFSINHIEDPEKVNHTEDPVKEDDPMIDEPIKSTYLMDKENVSSPENDNCKEDTDSDDQDPLKDQKVSSSATRAATGAASRDMSPLPRSPDTEVDRSPWFSALRYEQPKRPRADFKNNPVRENNVRTGLAAQSSPSTIVQSSLMNFLSLNKRKHEDSCNLITEAPVLRRGTCSGQVRRTSLEANAPGISDANSLQQISLWDHSPQPFVPKRTEVSLQHSEPPNVGSPGTEAPVLRRGTCSGQVRRTSLEANAPGISDANSLQQISLWDHSPQPFVPKRTEVPLKHSEPPNVGSPSTEAHLLNPCDVHSTEFDADEQNGRRLSNFGAPDQCLKDTEPPNTPSNITLLDGHDNDTSVCSTSVSYSVQFTIDKLRRRRKRGFIVSHENRVHCSEKTARCYKAATLDNYVPNDDEGKSNYLAAATNELDRFFSKDNFGEMKVVGQFNLGFIIGKLEQDLFIVDQHAADEKYNFESLSQSTTLNIQPLLQKNGFVLAEDLHASPGSHYLLKAVPFSKNITFGVQDVKELICMLSDSQGDCSIISSYKMDKTDSVCPSRVRAMFASRACRMSTMIGDPLTKTEMKKILKNLTGLRSPWNCPHGRPTMRHLADLTSIRFKEAN
- the LOC123144674 gene encoding DNA mismatch repair protein PMS1 isoform X1, which codes for MGGASPAIKPIGKSVVHRICSGQVIFDLSSAVKELVENSLDAGATTVEVGLKAYGEEWFKVADNGSGISPGNFQALALKHHTSKISDFSDLNSVVTFGFRGEALSSLCALGKLTVETRTKDELVGTHLEFEHSGVVISERKIARQVGTTVTIEKLFSTLPVRGKEFSRNIRKEYGKVISLLHAYALIAKGVRLLCTNTVGKNSKMVVVKTQGSSSLKDNIITVFGLNTFKCLEPFNLALSEGCQVEGFLSKPGPGTGRNSGDRQFFYVNGRPVDMPKVTKLVNELYRSSNSRQYPVAVLNFCIPTTSYDVNVAPDKRKIFFSSEHTILLSLREAIENLYSPQQCSFSINHIEDPEKVNHTEDPVKEDDPMIDEPIKSTYLMDKENVSSPENDNCKEDTDSDDQDPLKDQKVSSSATRAATGAASRDMSPLPRSPDTEVDRSPWFSALRYEQPKRPRADFKNNPVRENNVRTGLAAQSSPSTIVQSSLMNFLSLNKRKHEDSCNLITEAPVLRRGTCSGQVRRTSLEANAPGISDANSLQQISLWDHSPQPFVPKRTEVSLQHSEPPNVGSPGTEAPVLRRGTCSGQVRRTSLEANAPGISDANSLQQISLWDHSPQPFVPKRTEVPLKHSEPPNVGSPSTEAHLLNPCDVHSTEFDADEQNGRRLSNFGAPDQCLKDTEPPNTPSNITLLDGHDNDTSVCSTSVSYSVQFTIDKLRRRRKRGFIVSHENRVHCSEKTARCYKAATLDNYVPNDDEGKSNYLAAATNELDRFFSKDNFGEMKVVGQFNLGFIIGKLEQDLFIVDQHAADEKYNFESLSQSTTLNIQPLLQSSYFGLHGGLAKITSTREWLWPLRLELSPEEEVIVSMHMNTIRKNGFVLAEDLHASPGSHYLLKAVPFSKNITFGVQDVKELICMLSDSQGDCSIISSYKMDKTDSVCPSRVRAMFASRACRMSTMIGDPLTKTEMKKILKNLTGLRSPWNCPHGRPTMRHLADLTSIRFKEAN
- the LOC123144674 gene encoding DNA mismatch repair protein PMS1 isoform X4, which codes for MGGASPAIKPIGKSVVHRICSGQVIFDLSSAVKELVENSLDAGATTVEVGLKAYGEEWFKVADNGSGISPGNFQALALKHHTSKISDFSDLNSVVTFGFRGEALSSLCALGKLTVETRTKDELVGTHLEFEHSGVVISERKIARQVGTTVTIEKLFSTLPVRGKEFSRNIRKEYGKVISLLHAYALIAKGVRLLCTNTVGKNSKMVVVKTQGSSSLKDNIITVFGLNTFKCLEPFNLALSEGCQVEGFLSKPGPGTGRNSGDRQFFYVNGRPVDMPKVTKLVNELYRSSNSRQYPVAVLNFCIPTTSYDVNVAPDKRKIFFSSEHTILLSLREAIENLYSPQQCSFSINHIEDPEKVNHTEDPVKEDDPMIDEPIKSTYLMDKENVSSPENDNCKEDTDSDDQDPLKDQKVSSSATRAATGAASRDMSPLPRSPDTEVDRSPWFSALRYEQPKRPRADFKNNPVRENNVRTGLAAQSSPSTIVQSSLMNFLSLNKRKHEDSCNLITEAPVLRRGTCSGQVRRTSLEANAPGISDANSLQQISLWDHSPQPFVPKRTEVPLKHSEPPNVGSPSTEAHLLNPCDVHSTEFDADEQNGRRLSNFGAPDQCLKDTEPPNTPSNITLLDGHDNDTSVCSTSVSYSVQFTIDKLRRRRKRGFIVSHENRVHCSEKTARCYKAATLDNYVPNDDEGKSNYLAAATNELDRFFSKDNFGEMKVVGQFNLGFIIGKLEQDLFIVDQHAADEKYNFESLSQSTTLNIQPLLQSSYFGLHGGLAKITSTREWLWPLRLELSPEEEVIVSMHMNTIRKNGFVLAEDLHASPGSHYLLKAVPFSKNITFGVQDVKELICMLSDSQGDCSIISSYKMDKTDSVCPSRVRAMFASRACRMSTMIGDPLTKTEMKKILKNLTGLRSPWNCPHGRPTMRHLADLTSIRFKEAN